A genomic segment from Polyangium mundeleinium encodes:
- a CDS encoding PEGA domain-containing protein — translation MHRTNRSLDACVLAVLCGALLVAPPAYAQSSDAEKITAAQALYDEAVVAMDAGDHATACPKLAEAVRLVPEGIGAKLTLAECYEKTGKLASAWSQYAVAKSLAERAGQKDRATRAAAKAEALKGRLARLTIEVPKEVGAIPQLSVTRGGVVVGEGQWGMALPVDVGNHEIVVTAPGYQAWTRTVELAKDGDTVVVRVEAPPIAPTARAAEERRRAASTVVIQNFTAARPWQRPLGIAAMGAGAAGLVVGAVLGGLAIQKNDESNAGGLCDADDYCKRAGLVLRSEAVGLGNGSTAALAIGGVVLLGGVVLFATAPAPSPKGKAPRGAFVGAFTTVELLPAGLRVRGAF, via the coding sequence ATGCACCGGACGAACCGCTCCCTCGACGCATGTGTCCTCGCGGTCCTCTGTGGGGCGCTCCTCGTCGCGCCGCCCGCGTACGCCCAATCGAGCGACGCGGAGAAAATCACCGCTGCGCAGGCGCTCTACGACGAGGCGGTCGTCGCGATGGACGCCGGCGATCACGCGACGGCATGCCCGAAACTCGCGGAGGCCGTGAGGCTCGTGCCTGAAGGGATCGGCGCCAAGCTCACGCTGGCCGAGTGTTACGAGAAGACCGGCAAGCTGGCGAGCGCGTGGTCCCAATATGCGGTGGCGAAATCCCTCGCGGAGCGCGCGGGGCAAAAGGACCGCGCCACGCGCGCGGCGGCGAAGGCGGAAGCGCTGAAGGGGCGGCTCGCGAGGCTGACGATCGAGGTGCCGAAGGAGGTCGGCGCGATTCCGCAGCTCTCCGTCACGCGTGGCGGCGTGGTCGTGGGGGAAGGGCAATGGGGAATGGCGCTGCCCGTGGACGTCGGGAACCACGAAATCGTGGTCACGGCGCCCGGGTACCAGGCGTGGACGCGGACGGTCGAGCTGGCGAAGGACGGGGATACCGTCGTGGTGCGCGTCGAGGCGCCCCCCATCGCGCCGACCGCGCGCGCCGCCGAGGAGCGGAGGCGCGCAGCGTCGACGGTGGTCATCCAGAACTTCACGGCTGCGAGGCCGTGGCAACGTCCCCTCGGCATCGCGGCGATGGGCGCAGGGGCCGCGGGCCTCGTCGTGGGCGCGGTGCTGGGCGGGCTCGCGATCCAGAAGAACGACGAGAGCAATGCGGGGGGCCTCTGCGACGCGGACGATTATTGCAAGCGCGCGGGGCTCGTGCTGCGGAGCGAGGCGGTGGGGCTCGGCAATGGCTCGACCGCGGCGCTCGCCATCGGAGGCGTCGTGCTGCTCGGCGGGGTGGTGCTCTTCGCGACGGCGCCGGCGCCTTCGCCGAAAGGGAAGGCGCCGAGGGGGGCGTTCGTCGGGGCTTTCACGACCGTGGAGCTTCTCCCAGCCGGCTTGCGCGTGCGAGGAGCATTCTGA
- a CDS encoding DUF4215 domain-containing protein, with product MFSWLLGAWAACNQVAGIREGKPYPDACVTVADCVVPAPECRAAACIDERCVYDDEPAGTPLATQTVGDCLEAQCDGGGRIRLLPVEADFADDGNPCTFDHCVGSTPTHERLSFAPCYGGPAGARGIGICVEGKQACNEDAVPTGPCLGEVLPREETCLSIFDEDCDGLVNESGVGCVCVPGAIGDCFGGPEAALGNTPCQSGKQICNPDGTAYGECVGQTLPSPETCSSSSVDDDCDGWVDEEGPGCVCGDGVLSNAEVCDDGNTDDTDECTTMCKVPSCGDGVVQPGEACDDGNGLDSDACTAACVQATCGDGLLRVGVEECDDGNTIDTDTCTSACKNAICGDGFVRKGVEECDDGSPTATETCLPDCLVAPVELFAGGVTMCVLFADGRAKCWGANDVGQLGLGNTLSRGDAPNEMGDALPFLTVGQGRRLTSMALGTAHTCGLLDDETVKCWGGATVGQVGLGDAGIRGDGPGEMGDALPILDLGAGRTAKAISCGYAHSCAILDDDSLKCWGYNANGQLGQGDTMDRGNMPGQMGDDLPPISLGTGRSARQPASGHSFQCAVLDDDTVKCWGYNDWGQLGQGDTTERGDGMGEMGDALPVAALGNVGQVLSLATTFGHSCALLSGGKVKCWGLGDVGQLGLGDGASRGDGPGELGDNLPFVDLGTGKTATHIVTGAASSCAILNDGTVKCWGENARGQLGLGDKVDRGNGPGQMGDALPTVDLGTGRKARKIAMGGRFACVLLDDASVKCWGQNNRGQLGLGDILDRGDEPNEMGDNLLAVKLR from the coding sequence ATGTTTTCGTGGCTCCTCGGCGCGTGGGCCGCCTGCAATCAGGTCGCTGGAATCCGGGAGGGAAAACCGTACCCGGATGCATGCGTCACCGTGGCCGATTGCGTGGTGCCGGCGCCCGAATGCCGGGCCGCGGCGTGCATCGACGAGCGCTGCGTCTACGACGACGAGCCCGCGGGCACCCCGCTGGCGACGCAGACCGTGGGCGATTGCCTGGAGGCGCAATGCGACGGCGGGGGCCGGATCCGGCTCCTGCCGGTGGAGGCGGACTTCGCGGACGACGGCAATCCCTGCACGTTCGATCATTGCGTGGGGAGCACGCCCACGCACGAGCGGCTCTCGTTCGCGCCTTGTTATGGCGGGCCCGCCGGGGCGCGTGGTATCGGGATCTGCGTCGAGGGCAAGCAGGCGTGTAACGAGGACGCGGTGCCGACCGGGCCTTGCCTCGGCGAGGTCTTGCCCCGGGAGGAGACGTGTCTGTCGATCTTCGACGAGGATTGTGACGGGCTCGTGAACGAATCGGGGGTCGGGTGCGTGTGTGTCCCCGGCGCGATCGGCGATTGCTTCGGCGGACCGGAGGCGGCGCTGGGGAACACGCCCTGCCAGAGCGGAAAGCAGATCTGCAACCCCGACGGGACGGCGTACGGAGAGTGCGTGGGGCAAACCTTGCCTTCGCCCGAGACCTGCAGCTCGAGCAGCGTGGACGACGATTGCGACGGCTGGGTCGACGAGGAGGGTCCCGGATGCGTCTGCGGGGACGGCGTCCTGTCGAATGCGGAGGTCTGCGACGACGGAAACACGGACGACACCGACGAATGCACGACGATGTGCAAGGTGCCGAGCTGCGGGGACGGCGTCGTGCAGCCCGGGGAGGCTTGCGACGACGGCAATGGGCTCGACAGTGATGCTTGCACCGCCGCATGCGTGCAGGCCACCTGCGGCGACGGGCTGCTCCGGGTCGGCGTCGAGGAGTGCGACGACGGAAACACGATCGACACGGATACGTGCACGTCGGCGTGCAAGAATGCCATTTGCGGGGATGGGTTCGTCCGGAAGGGCGTCGAGGAGTGCGACGACGGCAGCCCCACCGCGACGGAGACCTGCCTGCCCGATTGCCTCGTGGCGCCGGTGGAGCTCTTCGCGGGCGGCGTCACCATGTGCGTGCTCTTCGCGGATGGACGTGCGAAATGCTGGGGCGCGAACGACGTGGGTCAGCTCGGCCTGGGGAACACCCTGAGTCGGGGCGACGCGCCGAACGAGATGGGAGACGCTCTCCCGTTCCTCACGGTCGGCCAGGGCCGCCGCCTCACCTCGATGGCCCTCGGCACGGCGCACACGTGCGGGCTGCTCGACGATGAAACCGTCAAATGCTGGGGGGGGGCCACGGTCGGACAGGTGGGCCTCGGCGACGCGGGGATCCGAGGCGACGGGCCGGGCGAGATGGGGGACGCATTGCCGATCCTCGACCTCGGCGCGGGCCGGACGGCGAAGGCCATCAGCTGCGGTTACGCCCATTCCTGCGCGATCCTCGACGACGATTCCCTCAAATGCTGGGGATACAACGCGAACGGCCAGCTCGGCCAGGGGGATACGATGGACCGGGGCAACATGCCCGGTCAGATGGGCGACGACCTCCCCCCGATCTCGCTCGGGACGGGCAGGTCGGCCAGACAGCCCGCGAGTGGACACAGCTTTCAATGTGCGGTCCTGGACGACGACACCGTGAAATGCTGGGGCTACAACGACTGGGGACAGCTCGGCCAGGGGGATACGACGGAGCGGGGAGACGGGATGGGTGAAATGGGGGACGCGTTGCCCGTGGCGGCCCTCGGCAACGTGGGCCAGGTCCTCTCGCTCGCGACGACGTTTGGCCATTCCTGCGCGCTCCTCTCCGGCGGAAAGGTGAAATGCTGGGGGCTCGGCGACGTGGGCCAGCTCGGGCTCGGCGACGGCGCGTCCCGGGGCGACGGCCCGGGGGAGCTGGGGGACAACCTGCCGTTCGTCGATCTGGGCACTGGCAAGACGGCCACGCACATCGTGACGGGCGCCGCGAGCTCGTGCGCGATCCTGAACGACGGCACGGTCAAATGCTGGGGGGAGAACGCCCGCGGACAGCTCGGCCTCGGCGACAAGGTAGACCGCGGAAACGGGCCGGGACAGATGGGAGACGCGCTCCCCACGGTGGATCTCGGCACCGGCAGGAAGGCGAGGAAGATCGCGATGGGCGGCCGGTTCGCCTGCGTGCTCCTCGACGACGCGAGCGTCAAATGCTGGGGGCAGAACAACCGCGGCCAGCTCGGCCTCGGGGATATCCTGGATCGCGGGGACGAGCCGAACGAAATGGGCGACAACCTCCTGGCCGTGAAGCTCCGGTAA